From one Bacteroidota bacterium genomic stretch:
- a CDS encoding HYR domain-containing protein, with protein MGTIAGQSIRLSNDNGGSGDGYSNCVFRDDAASNVTTQSGNVTITGNYIPEELLSTLSGDPNGNWTLRVTDDAGQDVGTLTSWTLEIVYPNGLSYAWTSTPPGFTSSLQNPTGVTVNEATNYQVVLTDIVTGCTSSSLVAVSVIENPSPKVIPGDTVLCNGTDFYIQVIDTGAYSGGYPVGTLLDWVNIISNQNYYDSLNVIGNGSSFQAKITLPSGCFGFSPVRTILSKAVVSNEVIKHASCNLNNGKIISTMVLGTAPFRYVWKNGLTIIRDTISYSAIDSIYDLATGNYSLDITDNYGNIVPSEPSCTGGPFSYVVNNIPPPAVTLAITNISCFGMADGSITATPNQGSAPYTYLWSNNATTEINSYLSAGTYSVTVTDNDGCTAEAQGSIIEPGVLNINLTNAEPLCTGASNGIVASSIGGGTPPFVFDWFDNLFQPIGTNDDSLFNVPAGTYHLAVTDANFCNTSSTIVVDDPPLLTAVCNPSDATCFGASDGSATINASGGRGTYSYLWSTGATTTSVSSLPAGSYLVTVTDGNGCTAQCTAIIGEPTQVGGNVSGNDVACIDGQTSVIVTGTGGTAPYTGEGSFTVGVGTHNFPIVDLNGCTGTASITINHLDVDAPVISNCPIDITQCESIVTWVAPSASDNCTLTSFVSNFNSGDAFPVGTTLVTYTATDNAGLVSTCNFNITILPTPVWYQDLDTDGFGNALVSITSCNQPVGYIADNTDCDDTQLFYADLDGDTYGAGAPVACGVASNTDCNDGNAAINPSAAEVCNGIDDNCNGLTDDGLVFVTYYADADGDGFGNLAVSVSTCDGAPVGYVIDNTDCDDAQLLYADLDGDTYGAGAPVACGVASNNDCNDAVAAINPGAAEVCNLIDDDCDGNTDEGVQLTFYADADMDSYGDPLTTVLACTAPVGYVADNTDCDDTNPAVNPAAIEVCNLIDDDCDGSIDEGVQSPFYADTDSDSYGDPLASVMACTAPLGYVADNTDCNDGNAAINPGAAEVCNGIDDNCNGLTDDGLVFVTYYADADGDGFGNLAVSVSTCDGAPVGYVIDNTDCDDAQLLYADLDGDTYGAGAPVACGVASNNDCNDAVAAINPGAAEVCNLIDDDCDGNTDEGVQLTFYADADMDSYGDPLATVLACTAPVGYVADNTDCDDTNPAVNPAAIEVCNLIDDDCDGSIDEGVQSPFYADTDSDSYGDPLASVMACTAPLGYVADNTDCNDGNAAINPGAAEVCNGIDDNCNGLTDDGLVFVTYYADADGDGFGNLAVSVSTCDGAPVGYVVDNTDCDDAQLLYADLDGDTYGAGAPVACGVASNTDCNDGNAAINPGAAEVCNGIDDNCNGLTDDGLVFVTYYADADGDGFGNLAVSVSTCDGAPVGYVVDNTDCDDAQLLYADLDGDTYGAGAPVACGVASNTDCNDGNAAINPGAAEVCNGIDDNCNGLTDDGLVFITYYADVDGDGFGNAASSVSTCDGAPAGYVVDNTDCDDAQLLYADVDGDTYGAGAPVACGVASNTDCNDNDLIINPAATEICGNFTDEDCDGFLNNGCTPYTFYADNDNDTYGDPLNSTVIFINSAPIGYVADNTDCDDNNVAVNPAATEICNLIDDDCDGLTDEGVQSPFYADTDSDTYGDPLVSVMACTAPLGYVADNTDCNDGVATINPGAAEVCNGIDDNCNGLTDDGLAFLNYYVDGDNDGYGAGAATSSCAPIAGSVLVDGDCDDNAAAVNPAATEVCNSIDDDCDGSIDEGVLLTFYADADGDSYGNAAVSVQACIAPLGYVADATDCDDNAATVNPAATEVCNNIDDNCNGLTDDGLVFLNYYVDGDNDGYGAGAATSSCAPIAGSVLVDGDCDDNAAAVNPAATEVCNSIDDDCDGSIDEGVLLTFYADADGDSYGNAAVSVQACVAPLGYVADATDCDDNTATVNPAATEVCNNIDDNCNGLTDDGLVFLNYYVDGDNDGYGAGAATSSCAPIAGSVLVDGDCDDNTAAVNPAATEVCNNIDDNCNGLTDDGLVFLNYYVDGDNDGYGAGAATSSCAPIAGSVLVDGDCDDNAAAVNPAATEVCNSIDDDCDGSIDEGVLLTFYADADGDSYGNAAVSVQACVAPLGYVADATDCDDNTATVNPCRY; from the coding sequence GTGGGTACTATTGCCGGACAATCTATTCGTCTTTCAAATGATAACGGAGGAAGCGGGGATGGTTATAGTAACTGTGTATTCAGAGATGATGCTGCTTCGAATGTAACCACTCAAAGCGGTAACGTTACCATAACAGGAAACTATATTCCTGAAGAACTTCTCTCTACATTGTCAGGAGACCCCAATGGGAACTGGACATTAAGAGTGACCGACGATGCCGGACAGGATGTAGGAACACTCACTTCCTGGACATTAGAAATCGTTTATCCAAATGGTCTTTCTTATGCATGGACCTCAACGCCTCCCGGTTTTACATCTTCTCTACAAAATCCAACAGGAGTTACCGTAAACGAAGCAACCAACTATCAGGTTGTTTTAACGGATATCGTTACAGGATGTACAAGTTCCTCATTGGTAGCGGTTTCAGTGATTGAAAATCCATCACCAAAAGTTATACCCGGAGATACTGTTCTGTGTAACGGAACAGATTTTTATATTCAGGTCATTGATACCGGTGCATACTCCGGAGGATATCCGGTTGGAACACTATTGGACTGGGTAAACATTATCAGCAACCAGAACTACTACGATAGCTTAAATGTAATCGGAAATGGCTCTTCCTTCCAGGCAAAAATAACATTGCCTTCAGGTTGCTTTGGATTTTCACCGGTTCGCACCATTCTTTCTAAAGCAGTTGTTTCTAACGAAGTCATTAAACATGCAAGTTGTAATCTTAACAACGGAAAAATAATATCTACCATGGTGTTGGGAACAGCACCCTTCCGGTATGTCTGGAAAAATGGTCTGACTATTATTCGTGATACAATTTCCTACTCAGCGATTGATTCCATTTATGATCTCGCTACAGGAAATTACTCTCTTGACATCACGGATAACTATGGCAATATCGTTCCATCAGAGCCAAGTTGTACCGGTGGTCCATTTTCTTATGTCGTAAATAACATACCTCCTCCGGCTGTTACATTAGCCATAACAAACATCTCCTGCTTCGGTATGGCAGATGGAAGTATTACAGCAACTCCCAACCAGGGTTCTGCTCCTTATACTTACTTATGGAGCAACAATGCAACTACAGAAATCAATAGTTATTTAAGTGCAGGTACATATTCAGTAACCGTAACGGACAATGACGGTTGTACTGCTGAAGCGCAGGGATCTATCATTGAACCCGGCGTTCTGAATATCAACTTAACTAATGCTGAGCCACTTTGTACGGGTGCCAGCAACGGAATTGTCGCTTCTTCAATCGGTGGTGGAACTCCGCCCTTTGTTTTCGATTGGTTTGACAACTTATTCCAGCCTATTGGAACGAATGATGATTCACTTTTCAATGTACCTGCAGGTACTTATCACCTTGCTGTTACAGATGCAAATTTCTGTAATACAAGCTCTACAATAGTTGTAGACGATCCTCCCCTGCTTACCGCAGTATGTAACCCTTCCGATGCAACTTGTTTTGGAGCAAGTGATGGATCTGCTACAATAAATGCAAGTGGCGGAAGAGGAACATACTCCTATTTGTGGAGTACAGGTGCAACTACCACCAGCGTTTCTTCATTGCCGGCTGGAAGTTACCTGGTAACTGTTACTGACGGAAACGGATGTACAGCACAATGTACTGCTATTATTGGAGAACCAACTCAGGTAGGTGGCAATGTATCAGGAAACGATGTAGCTTGTATCGATGGACAAACTTCTGTAATTGTTACAGGAACCGGCGGTACTGCTCCATACACCGGTGAAGGATCTTTCACAGTAGGTGTAGGTACACATAATTTTCCCATTGTCGATCTAAATGGTTGTACTGGTACTGCCTCTATAACAATTAATCATTTGGATGTAGACGCTCCTGTTATCAGCAATTGCCCGATTGATATAACACAATGTGAATCTATTGTAACATGGGTTGCGCCTTCAGCTTCAGACAACTGCACATTAACAAGTTTTGTTTCAAACTTTAACTCTGGCGATGCATTCCCGGTTGGAACAACTCTGGTAACTTATACAGCAACTGATAACGCAGGTTTAGTTAGTACCTGCAATTTTAATATTACCATCTTACCTACTCCGGTCTGGTATCAGGATCTTGATACTGATGGATTTGGAAATGCATTAGTATCAATTACCTCATGCAATCAACCGGTCGGATATATCGCAGATAATACGGATTGCGATGACACTCAACTTTTCTATGCTGACCTTGACGGTGACACTTATGGTGCCGGTGCTCCTGTAGCCTGTGGTGTGGCTTCTAATACTGATTGTAACGATGGTAATGCTGCCATCAACCCCAGTGCTGCTGAAGTATGTAACGGTATCGATGATAACTGTAACGGTTTAACTGATGACGGTCTGGTATTCGTGACTTACTATGCAGACGCAGATGGTGATGGTTTCGGTAACCTTGCTGTTTCTGTTTCAACTTGCGACGGTGCTCCTGTGGGTTATGTAATCGACAACACCGATTGCGACGATGCTCAACTCCTCTATGCTGATCTGGACGGTGACACTTATGGTGCCGGTGCTCCTGTAGCTTGTGGTGTGGCTTCAAATAACGATTGTAACGATGCGGTGGCTGCCATCAACCCCGGCGCTGCTGAAGTTTGTAATTTAATAGACGATGATTGTGATGGCAATACAGACGAAGGTGTTCAATTAACTTTCTATGCCGACGCTGATATGGATTCCTATGGTGATCCTTTAACGACTGTTCTCGCTTGTACTGCCCCTGTTGGTTATGTAGCCGACAACACAGATTGTGATGATACCAATCCTGCAGTTAATCCTGCAGCTATTGAGGTCTGCAACCTGATAGACGATGATTGCGACGGATCTATTGACGAAGGTGTTCAGTCACCTTTCTATGCAGATACTGATTCAGATTCCTATGGTGATCCTTTAGCTTCTGTAATGGCTTGTACTGCTCCTCTTGGCTATGTTGCTGACAATACTGATTGTAACGATGGTAATGCTGCCATCAACCCGGGTGCTGCTGAAGTATGTAACGGTATCGATGATAACTGTAACGGTTTAACTGATGACGGTCTGGTATTCGTGACTTACTATGCGGATGCAGATGGTGATGGTTTCGGTAACCTTGCTGTTTCTGTTTCTACTTGCGATGGTGCTCCTGTGGGTTATGTAATCGACAACACCGATTGCGACGATGCTCAACTCCTCTATGCTGATCTGGACGGTGACACTTATGGTGCCGGTGCTCCTGTAGCTTGTGGTGTGGCTTCAAATAACGATTGTAACGATGCGGTGGCTGCCATCAACCCCGGCGCTGCTGAAGTTTGTAATTTAATAGACGATGATTGTGATGGCAATACAGACGAAGGTGTTCAATTAACTTTCTATGCCGACGCTGATATGGATTCCTATGGTGATCCTTTAGCGACTGTTCTCGCTTGTACTGCCCCTGTTGGTTATGTAGCCGACAACACAGATTGTGATGATACCAATCCTGCAGTTAATCCTGCAGCTATTGAGGTCTGCAACCTGATAGACGATGATTGCGACGGATCTATTGACGAAGGTGTTCAGTCACCTTTCTATGCAGACACTGATTCAGATTCCTATGGTGATCCTTTAGCTTCTGTAATGGCTTGTACTGCTCCTCTTGGCTATGTTGCTGACAATACTGACTGTAACGATGGTAATGCTGCCATCAACCCAGGTGCTGCTGAAGTATGTAACGGTATCGATGATAACTGTAACGGTTTAACCGATGACGGTCTGGTATTCGTAACTTACTATGCTGATGCAGATGGTGATGGTTTCGGTAACCTTGCGGTTTCTGTTTCAACTTGCGACGGTGCTCCTGTAGGATATGTGGTTGACAACACTGATTGCGACGATGCTCAACTCCTCTATGCTGATCTGGACGGTGACACTTACGGTGCCGGTGCTCCTGTAGCTTGTGGTGTGGCTTCTAATACTGATTGTAACGATGGTAATGCTGCCATCAACCCAGGTGCTGCTGAAGTATGTAACGGTATCGATGATAACTGTAACGGTTTAACTGATGACGGTTTGGTATTCGTAACTTACTATGCTGATGCAGATGGTGATGGTTTCGGTAACCTTGCGGTTTCTGTTTCAACTTGCGATGGTGCTCCTGTAGGTTATGTTGTTGACAATACTGATTGCGACGATGCTCAACTCCTCTATGCTGATCTGGACGGTGACACTTATGGTGCCGGTGCTCCTGTAGCTTGTGGTGTAGCTTCTAATACTGATTGTAACGATGGTAATGCTGCCATCAACCCCGGTGCTGCTGAAGTTTGTAACGGTATCGATGATAACTGTAACGGTTTAACAGATGATGGTCTGGTGTTTATCACTTACTATGCTGATGTGGATGGTGATGGTTTCGGTAACGCGGCTTCCTCTGTTTCTACTTGTGATGGTGCTCCTGCAGGTTATGTTGTTGACAATACCGATTGCGACGATGCTCAACTCCTCTATGCTGACGTGGACGGTGACACTTACGGTGCCGGTGCTCCTGTTGCTTGTGGTGTTGCTTCTAATACTGATTGTAACGATAACGACTTAATTATAAATCCGGCGGCAACTGAAATCTGTGGAAACTTTACAGATGAAGATTGTGATGGATTTTTAAATAACGGTTGTACTCCATATACTTTCTACGCTGATAACGACAATGATACTTATGGAGACCCATTAAACTCTACTGTAATTTTTATAAACAGTGCTCCTATTGGCTATGTCGCTGACAATACAGATTGCGATGATAACAATGTTGCTGTAAATCCTGCTGCCACTGAAATCTGCAACCTGATTGATGATGATTGCGATGGATTAACTGACGAAGGTGTTCAGTCACCTTTCTATGCGGATACTGATTCAGATACCTATGGTGATCCTTTAGTTTCTGTTATGGCTTGTACTGCTCCTCTTGGCTATGTGGCTGACAATACCGATTGTAACGATGGTGTTGCAACGATCAACCCCGGTGCTGCTGAAGTTTGTAACGGTATCGATGATAACTGTAACGGTTTAACCGATGACGGTCTGGCATTCCTCAACTACTATGTAGATGGTGATAACGATGGTTACGGTGCCGGTGCTGCTACCTCTTCCTGTGCTCCGATTGCCGGTTCTGTACTGGTGGATGGTGACTGCGACGACAACGCTGCCGCTGTGAACCCCGCTGCTACTGAAGTTTGTAACTCTATCGATGACGATTGCGACGGGTCCATTGACGAAGGTGTATTGTTAACCTTCTATGCGGATGCCGATGGTGATTCTTATGGTAATGCTGCAGTCTCTGTTCAGGCATGTATTGCTCCTTTAGGTTATGTTGCCGATGCTACTGATTGCGACGACAACGCTGCTACTGTGAACCCTGCTGCTACTGAAGTTTGTAATAACATTGACGATAACTGTAACGGTTTAACCGATGACGGCCTGGTATTCCTCAACTACTATGTAGATGGTGATAACGATGGTTACGGTGCCGGTGCTGCTACCTCTTCCTGTGCTCCGATTGCCGGTTCTGTACTGGTGGATGGTGACTGCGACGATAACGCTGCTGCTGTGAACCCTGCTGCTACTGAAGTTTGTAACTCTATCGATGACGATTGCGATGGGTCCATTGACGAAGGTGTATTGTTAACCTTCTATGCGGATGCCGATGGTGATTCTTATGGTAATGCTGCAGTCTCTGTTCAGGCATGTGTTGCTCCTTTAGGTTATGTTGCCGATGCTACTGATTGCGACGACAACACTGCTACCGTGAACCCTGCCGCTACTGAAGTTTGTAATAACATTGACGATAACTGTAACGGTTTAACCGATGATGGTCTGGTATTCCTCAACTACTATGTAGATGGTGATAACGATGGTTACGGTGCCGGTGCTGCTACCTCTTCCTGTGCTCCGATTGCCGGTTCTGTACTGGTGGATGGTGACTGCGACGACAACACTGCTGCTGTGAACCCCGCCGCTACTGAAGTTTGTAATAACATTGACGATAACTGTAACGGATTAACCGATGACGGTCTGGTATTCCTCAACTACTATGTAGATGGTGATAACGATGGTTACGGTGCCGGTGCTGCTACCTCTTCCTGTGCTCCGATTGCCGGTTCTGTACTGGTGGATGGTGACTGCGACGATAACGCTGCCGCTGTGAACCCTGCTGCTACTGAAGTTTGTAACTCTATCGATGACGATTGCGATGGGTCCATTGACGAAGGTGTATTGTTAACCTTCTATGCGGATGCCGATGGTGATTCTTATGGTAATGCTGCAGTCTCTGTTCAGGCATGTGTTGCTCCTTTAGGTTATGTTGCCGATGCTACTGATTGCGACGACAACACTGCTACTGTGAACCCCTGCCGCTACTGA
- a CDS encoding putative metal-binding motif-containing protein, which produces MVITMATVPVPTSSCAPIAGSVLVDGDCDDNAAAVNPAATEVCNSIDDDCDGSIDEGVLLTFYADADGDSYGNAAVSVQACVAPLGYVADATDCDDNTATVNPAATEVCNNIDDNCNGLTDDGLVFLNYYVDGDNDGYGAGAAPLPVLRLPVLYWWMVTATTMLLL; this is translated from the coding sequence ATGGTGATAACGATGGCTACGGTGCCGGTGCCTACCTCTTCCTGTGCTCCGATTGCCGGTTCTGTACTGGTGGATGGTGACTGCGACGACAATGCTGCCGCTGTGAACCCTGCCGCTACTGAAGTTTGTAACTCTATCGATGACGATTGCGATGGGTCCATTGACGAAGGTGTATTGTTAACCTTCTATGCGGATGCCGATGGTGATTCTTATGGTAATGCTGCAGTCTCTGTTCAGGCATGTGTTGCTCCTTTAGGTTATGTTGCCGATGCTACTGATTGCGACGACAACACTGCTACTGTGAACCCTGCCGCTACTGAAGTTTGTAATAACATTGACGATAACTGTAACGGCTTAACCGATGACGGTCTGGTATTCCTCAACTACTATGTAGATGGTGATAACGATGGTTACGGTGCCGGTGCTGCACCTCTTCCTGTGCTCCGATTGCCGGTTCTGTACTGGTGGATGGTGACTGCGACGACAATGCTGCTGCTGTGA
- a CDS encoding putative metal-binding motif-containing protein — MGYVADATDCDDNAATVNPAATEVCNNIDDNCNGLTDDGLVFLNYYVDGDNDGYGAGAATSSCAPIAGSVLVDGDCDDNAAAVNPAATEVCNSIDDDCDGSIDEGVLLTFYADADGDSYGNAAVSVQACVAPLGYVAMLLIATTTLLL; from the coding sequence TTGGGTTATGTTGCCGATGCTACTGATTGCGACGACAACGCTGCTACTGTGAACCCTGCTGCTACTGAAGTTTGTAATAACATTGACGATAACTGTAACGGTTTAACCGATGACGGCCTGGTATTCCTCAACTACTATGTAGATGGTGATAACGATGGTTACGGTGCCGGTGCTGCTACCTCTTCCTGTGCTCCGATTGCCGGTTCTGTACTGGTGGATGGTGACTGCGACGATAACGCTGCTGCTGTGAACCCCGCCGCTACTGAAGTTTGTAACTCTATCGATGACGATTGCGATGGGTCCATTGACGAAGGTGTATTGCTAACCTTCTATGCGGATGCCGATGGTGATTCTTATGGTAATGCTGCAGTCTCTGTTCAGGCATGTGTTGCTCCTTTAGGTTATGTTGCGATGCTACTGATTGCGACGACAACGCTGCTACTGTGA
- a CDS encoding putative metal-binding motif-containing protein: MTASVFLNYYVDGDNDGYGAGAATSSCAPIAGSVLVDGDCDDNAAAVNPAATEVCNSIDDDCDGSIDEGVLLTFYADADGDSYGNATVSVQACVAPLGYVADATDCDDNAATVNPAATEVCNNIDDNCNGLTDDGLVFLNYYVDGDNDGYGAGAATSSCAPIAGSVLVDGDCDDNAAAEPRRY, encoded by the coding sequence ATGACGGCCTCGGTATTCCTCAACTACTATGTAGATGGTGATAACGATGGTTACGGTGCCGGTGCTGCTACCTCTTCCTGTGCTCCGATTGCCGGTTCTGTACTGGTGGATGGTGACTGCGACGATAACGCTGCTGCTGTGAACCCCGCCGCTACTGAAGTTTGTAACTCTATCGATGACGATTGCGATGGGTCCATTGACGAAGGTGTATTGCTAACCTTCTATGCGGATGCCGATGGTGATTCTTATGGTAATGCTACAGTCTCTGTTCAGGCATGTGTTGCTCCTTTAGGTTATGTTGCCGATGCTACTGATTGCGACGACAACGCTGCTACTGTGAACCCTGCTGCTACTGAAGTTTGTAATAACATTGACGATAACTGTAACGGCTTAACCGATGACGGTCTGGTATTCCTCAACTACTATGTAGATGGTGATAACGATGGTTACGGTGCCGGTGCTGCTACCTCTTCCTGTGCTCCGATTGCCGGTTCTGTACTGGTGGATGGTGACTGCGACGACAATGCTGCTGCGGAACCCCGCCGCTACTGA
- a CDS encoding putative metal-binding motif-containing protein, with amino-acid sequence MNPAATEVCNNIYDNCNGLTDDGLVFLNYYVDGDNDGYGAGAATSSCAPIAGSVLVDGDCDDNAAAVNPAATEVCNSIDDDCDGSIDEGVLLTFYADADGDSYGNAAVSVQACVAPLGYVADATDCDDNAATVNPAATEVCNNIDDNCNGLTDDGLGIPQLLCRW; translated from the coding sequence GTGAACCCTGCTGCTACTGAAGTTTGTAATAACATTTACGATAACTGTAACGGCTTAACCGATGACGGTCTGGTATTCCTCAACTACTATGTAGATGGTGATAACGATGGTTACGGTGCCGGTGCTGCTACCTCTTCCTGTGCTCCGATTGCCGGTTCTGTACTGGTGGATGGTGACTGCGACGATAATGCTGCCGCTGTGAACCCTGCCGCTACTGAAGTTTGTAACTCTATCGATGACGATTGCGATGGGTCCATTGACGAAGGTGTATTGCTAACCTTCTATGCGGATGCCGATGGTGATTCTTATGGTAATGCTGCAGTCTCTGTTCAGGCATGTGTTGCTCCTTTGGGTTATGTTGCCGATGCTACTGATTGCGACGACAACGCTGCTACTGTGAACCCTGCTGCTACTGAAGTTTGTAATAACATTGACGATAACTGTAACGGTTTAACCGATGACGGCCTCGGTATTCCTCAACTACTATGTAGATGGTGA
- a CDS encoding putative metal-binding motif-containing protein has product MDGDCDDNAAAVNPAATEVCNNIDDNCNGLTDDGLVFLNYYVDGDNDGYGAGAATSSCAPIAGSVLVDGDCDDNAAAVNPAATEVCNSIDDDCDGSIDEGVLLTFYADADGDSYGNAAVSVQACVAPLGYVADATDCDDNTATVNPAATEVCNNIDDNCNGLTDDGLVFLNYYVDGDNDGYGAGAATSSCAPIAGSVLVDGDCDDNTAAEPRRY; this is encoded by the coding sequence GTGGATGGTGACTGCGACGACAATGCTGCTGCTGTGAACCCCGCCGCTACTGAAGTTTGTAATAACATTGACGATAACTGTAACGGTTTAACCGATGACGGTCTGGTATTCCTCAACTACTATGTAGATGGTGATAACGATGGTTACGGTGCCGGTGCTGCTACCTCTTCCTGTGCTCCGATTGCTGGTTCTGTACTGGTGGATGGTGACTGCGATGATAACGCTGCTGCTGTGAACCCTGCTGCTACTGAAGTTTGTAACTCTATCGATGACGATTGCGATGGGTCCATTGACGAAGGTGTATTGTTAACCTTCTATGCGGATGCCGATGGTGATTCTTATGGTAATGCTGCAGTCTCTGTTCAGGCATGTGTTGCTCCTTTAGGTTATGTTGCCGATGCTACTGATTGCGACGACAACACTGCTACTGTGAACCCTGCCGCTACTGAAGTTTGTAATAACATTGACGATAACTGTAACGGTTTAACCGATGATGGCCTGGTATTCCTCAACTACTATGTAGATGGTGATAACGATGGTTACGGTGCCGGTGCTGCTACCTCTTCCTGTGCTCCGATTGCCGGTTCTGTACTGGTGGATGGTGACTGCGACGACAACACTGCTGCTGAACCCCGCCGCTACTGA
- a CDS encoding putative metal-binding motif-containing protein, whose product MAGSVLVDGDCDDNTAAVNPAATEVCNNIDDNCNGLTDDGLVFLNYYVDGDNDGYGAGAATSSCAPIAGSVLVDGDCDDNAAAVNPAATEVCNSIDDDCDGSIDEGVLLTFYADADGDSLVMLQSLFRHVLLL is encoded by the coding sequence ATTGCCGGTTCTGTACTGGTGGATGGTGACTGCGACGACAACACTGCTGCTGTGAACCCCGCCGCTACTGAAGTTTGTAATAACATTGACGATAACTGTAACGGTTTAACCGATGACGGTCTGGTATTCCTCAACTACTATGTAGATGGTGATAACGATGGTTACGGTGCCGGTGCTGCTACCTCTTCCTGTGCTCCGATTGCCGGTTCTGTACTGGTGGATGGTGACTGCGACGATAACGCTGCTGCTGTGAACCCTGCTGCTACTGAAGTTTGTAACTCTATCGATGACGATTGCGATGGGTCCATTGACGAAGGTGTATTGTTAACCTTCTATGCGGATGCCGATGGTGATTCTTTGGTAATGCTGCAGTCCCTGTTCAGGCATGTGTTGCTCCTTTAG
- a CDS encoding putative metal-binding motif-containing protein has translation MNPAATEVCNNIDDNCNGLTDDGLVFLNYYVDGDNDGYGAGAATSSCAPIAGSVLVDGDCDDNTAAGTPPLLKFVITLTITVTA, from the coding sequence GTGAACCCTGCCGCTACTGAAGTTTGTAATAACATTGACGATAACTGTAACGGTTTAACCGATGATGGTCTGGTATTCCTCAACTACTATGTAGATGGTGATAACGATGGTTACGGTGCCGGTGCTGCTACCTCTTCCTGTGCTCCGATTGCCGGTTCTGTACTGGTGGATGGTGACTGCGACGACAACACTGCTGCTGGAACCCCGCCGCTACTGAAGTTTGTAATAACATTGACGATAACTGTAACGGCTTAA
- a CDS encoding putative metal-binding motif-containing protein, with amino-acid sequence MDGDCDDNAAAVNPAATEVCNSIDDDCDGSIDEGVLLTFYADADGDSYGNAAVSVQACVAPLGYVADAADCDDNAATVNPAATEVCNNIDDNCNGLTDDGLVFLNYYVDGDNDGYGAGAATSSCAPIAGSVLVDGDCDDNAAAVNPAATEVCNSIDDDCDGSIDEGVLVNLLCGCRW; translated from the coding sequence GTGGATGGTGACTGCGACGATAATGCTGCCGCTGTGAACCCTGCTGCTACTGAAGTTTGTAACTCTATCGATGACGATTGCGATGGGTCCATTGACGAAGGTGTATTGCTAACCTTCTATGCGGATGCCGATGGTGATTCTTATGGTAATGCTGCAGTCTCTGTTCAGGCATGTGTTGCTCCTTTAGGTTATGTTGCCGATGCTGCTGATTGCGACGACAACGCTGCTACTGTGAACCCTGCTGCTACTGAAGTTTGTAATAACATTGACGATAACTGTAACGGCTTAACCGATGACGGTCTGGTATTCCTCAACTACTATGTAGATGGTGATAACGATGGTTACGGTGCCGGTGCTGCTACCTCTTCCTGTGCTCCGATTGCCGGTTCTGTACTGGTGGATGGTGACTGCGACGACAATGCTGCTGCTGTGAACCCCGCCGCTACTGAAGTTTGTAACTCTATCGATGACGATTGCGATGGGTCCATTGACGAAGGTGTATTGGTTAACCTTCTATGCGGATGCCGATGGTGA